TTGTTGTCCAAACCACGAGTCTGCTATTGTATTTTCTTTTTTTGATGTTACTTGCGATCCCCACGGGTCTTTTTATCGGCCTCACGGCTCGGGAATTGATGCGTCTGCTTAACAAAACAACAATCTTTTCAAAATTGAACCCGCCTCAAAAAAACAGCCGTTCATAATTGAACGGCTCAAACTATCAAAAAAGATAACGTAGTACCGACAATTGTTCGATCATGTTGTGTGCCTCAAGGCGAAAAGGCTGTCTTTAGCCAAAGCTTTGCTTGCAACTGTACGAATTGCGTGCATACAACAGATTAACAATTGATCGGTACGGTCGTTTATCGACAACCTCAGCCGCTCATAATTGAACGGCTACTTTTTTATAAGCTTTGTGATATTAAAATAAAGTTATTTGAAATCACACCTTTTAATCTTCGTTTTTGGGCAATTCAATCACAAATTCGGTACCTTCGCCAATATGGCTATCAACTTTTATCGTTCCGCCGTTGTTATAAACAATATGTTTAACAATCGCAAGTCCCAGTCCGGTACCACCTTTTTCTTTTGAACGGCTTTTATCAACCCGATAAAACCGTTCGAAAATTCGTTCAACGTCCTTTTCCGGAATTCCATAACCCTGATCAATCACTTTAATAATTACTTGCTCTTCATTTTCCGCCAACACCACTTCAACAGGTTTACCCGGTTCTGAATATTTAATCGCATTATCAATCAGATTAATCATCATTTGTCTGAATTCATCTGCCACCAATTCCAACTTAAGCGGTTTTTCAGCCGTTAACAGGAAAGTTATTTCTTTGGCTTCGGCACTGAATTTCAGAATGTCAAAAATTTGTTTAATTTCCACATTCAATTCCAAAACTTCGAATTTCCGGTCGAAACCGCCTTTATTTTCTAATTGTGACAATACCAAAATGTCATTCACCAAACGGCTAAGGCGATCACTTTCATCATAGATGATTGAATAAAAACGTTCTAACGTTTGGGGATCGGTAATATGGTTTTCTTGAATCGTTTCAATAAAACCGCGAATCGTCGTGATCGGTGTTTTTAATTCATGCGATACATTCGCAACAAAATCCCGACGCATCGTCTCTAATTTTTTCAAGAACGTAATGTCTTCTAAAATGATAATATGACCATTGATCTGTTCATCTTCTTTTATTTGATTAATGTATATCCGCAAAATTCGATTTTCATGAATACGTGACTCAAAGTTTACTTTTTCACATTCTTCATTTTCCAGATGTGTCATCAGTTCCAAAATAAACGATTCTCGATAAACTTCTAAAATATTTTTTCCCACCACGATTTCTTTCATCGGTATCCGCAAGATATGACGCGCCCCATCGTTTAGATGAACAATCCGATTTTTCATATCAATCGCGATAACGCCATGATTCATATTCGCCAGAATCGAGGTAAGCTCGGCATTTTTTTGGTTCATTTCGGTAAATGAATGATTTAATTGAGCCGACATTTGATTAAGCGATTCCACCAACTCCCCAATCTGGTCTTCCCGGATCATCGTGAGTTGCTGTCCATATTTACCGGATGCTATTTTTTCAGCAAATACTGTCGCATCTTCCAGCGGTTTAAGTTCGCGATTAATAACATAGGTAATTAGCAGGATTGTTGCCAGAATAGCCGTGAGCATCACAAAAATAATATTATTGATCATCTCAAACATGGCATCATCCATCGCATTAACCGGCACCGAAATTCTCAATACCGCAGTCAGAGTATTGTTTTCGTCATAATAAGGGGTGGCAACATAAATCATCTCGTCTTTCACGGTGTTTGAAAAACGCACTTCGGTTGTCACGTTTCCGGCTAATGCCCCTAAAATTTCGGGGCGATTTTTATGATTTTCCAAATTGCCCAGATCTGGGGTAGATTCATAGATAACATCGCCTTGCAAGTTAATAATCGTCATCCGCACACTGGTACTGGTCGCATAATGATCAAGACTTTCTTTATTTCCGGTTTCCAAAAAATCCGGTAAAAGATACTTCACAATATAATTACTGCTTTTTTTTATATTGTTCTCGGTATCCGCATAATAACTCTGTCGATAGCTAATTGATGTAAACAATCCAATTGCACTAATACTGACAACAATGATTATAATCAAAGGTACTAATAATCGCTTTTTCATTTTAACTCCTTATTTTTCGATAAAGCGATAACCAACACCGCGTACGGTTTCAATATATTTTCGCCCATCTCCGGATTGCTCCTCTATTTTTTTTCGTAAATATCTGATATGAACATCGACGGTTCTCGTCTCGCCATAATAGTCAAACCCCCAGATCTGATCTAATAACTGATCTCGCGTTAATACTTGGCCGCGATGTTTGGCTAAAAATACCAGTAATTCATATTCTTTTAACGTCAACGTCAATTTTTTTTCGTTTTGATACACTTCAAAAGCTTTGGGTTCAATATGTAAATCACCAATAAAAATGGCTTCATCTTCTTTTGACAATAAAATTTCAGTCCGTCTTAAAACCGCCTTCACTCTGGCGCAAAGTTCTTTTACTCCAAACGGCTTGGTAATATAGTCATCCGCACCGATCTCCAGCCCTAATACCTTATCAAATTCCTCACTCTTGGCCGTCAGCATAATAATGGGAATATAAGAAATGATTGAATTTGCCCGAATTTCGCGACAAATACTGATTCCATCTTTCCCTGGCAGCATTAAATCCAGAATTATCAAATCCGGTAAAATATTTAAGATCTTATCAATTGCGATGCCACCATCTTGTACTCCTGCCACTTCAAATCCATGGGTTTCAAGATTGAATTTAATCAACTCATATATATTTAACTCATCTTCGATAACTAATATTTTTTTCATGATGACTCCTTTTATCTCTATTTAACGAAATTATACCATATCATTGAATTTTTCATTGTAAATTTTAGATTAAATGTAAACTATTACATATTTCTGAAAACGTTATAGCCCAAAAAATGATTGTATTCTTTCAGTCATCTACCTATAATAAAAATATCACATATAATCCTTTATCACTAAATGAATTACTCCCCTTTTTCATTTAGAAAAAAGAACCGTTTCGTTTGAAGCGGTTCTTTTTTTTCAATCATTTTTTTATAATACTAAATTCACAATTTATCCTTGTTTAAATACTTCTCCGCATATCAAAAACGCCATTGGCAGATAGATGTCAATGGCGTCTGATCGTAGACAAAGTGGGCCGCAGTATTGACAATGCTTAATCAGGTTGTTTGCATCAGAGCGGACATGGCTTCAGCCTGTCCGATTCTGCAGCAAACAAACGATTAAGCATTGTCAATCCGGGTTTTAGTGCCAACTTCTTATTTAAATTATTAATCTTTTTTTCGATTTAAATTTCGTTTTGCCGTTTCCATCATTAATTTTATCCGATTCAACTGGTTAACTTCACTGGCTCCCGGATCGTAATCAATTGGGGCGATATTAGAAAGTGGATATTTTTGCCGAATCGGTTTAATCATACCTTTCCCCATCACATGGTTGGGCAAGCAGGCAAAAGGTTGCACACAAACAATATTTTCAACGCCATCATCGATCAGTTCCATCATTTCGGCCGTCAAAAACCAACCTTCTCCGCCTTGATTCCCTAGCGAGATTAACTCCTGGGCTTTTTGGGCCTTTTTCTCAATCGTCGACGGTGCATGGAAGTGAACACTTTCGTTAAGTGCCAATTTCATATTTTTGCGGGAAAATTCGAGGAAATTAATCAACAATTTAGAAGTTTTCATTGACCGACGGGTCCCCGAAAGTTCCTCATACTTGAACACCTGATTATAGCAACAATATAAAAAGAAGTCCATCAGATCGGGCATCACCACCTCTGCCCCCTCGGCTTCGAGGACCGCCTGTAGATTATTATTGGCGGTCGGGTGATATTTCACGAGAATTTCGCCAACAATAGCGACTTTGGGTAATTTTTTGTCAACTCGCGGCAACGCATCAAATTCATTGACAATTGCCCGGACATTTTCTTTAAAGTCTCTGAGGTTTCCTTTTTTAAGATTCGCTTTTATTTTTTTTCGCCAGTATTGATATAAGTCTTCCGTTGATCCCGGATGTAGTTCATAAGGCCGGGTGGCACTGACCACGCGTTGTAACAAGTCGCCGTAAACAATCCCGATTAGTAAGCGGGTTAACAGCGGTAATTTAAGTTTAAAGCCAGGATTTTTTTCCAGTCCGATGGCGCTTAATGAAATAACCGGTATTTGTGACATGCCGGCCGATTCCAGCGCTTTTCGGATAAATGCCACATAGTTGGAGGCACGGCACGGTCCACCGGTCTGAGTCATCAAAACGGAAACATTATCGAGATCGTATTTTCCTGATTTTAGCGCTGCCATAATTTGTCCGGTAGTAATGATGGTCGGATAACAGGCGTCATTATTAACGTAGGTCAAACCCTCATCAATTGCCGCATTATCGACACTGGGCATCACTACAATATGATATCCCTGACTTTCCATCGCTTCTTCGATAAAATCAAAATGAATCGGCGACATTTGTGGTGCCAATAACGTATGTTTCTTTTTCATCGCTTTGGTAAAGATTACCCGCTGTTTCATTGGCACCGGCGGAACCACAATATTATTTTTCTCCCGTTCGATCATCGCCGCTTTCAGTGAGCGCATCCGAATCCGGATCGCACCGAGATTATTGACTTCATCAATTTTTATCATCGTATAGATGTTGCCATAACTTTCCAGTATTTCCTGGGTCTGTTCTGATGTCACTGCATCCAATCCACAGCCAAAAGACGTCAGTTGAACCAATTCCAGAAAATCATACTGATTAACGACTTCGGCTGCTTTATAAAGACGGCTGTGATATTTCCACTGATCCAAAACCCGAAAGCGTTCATCGGGTTTGGGCTGATATAGATGGGCAATCGAATCTTCGGTCAGCACTGCCATATCCAAACCGGTTATGATATGATCCAGACCATGATTGACTTCCGGATCGATATGATAGGGGCGTCCTGCCAAAACAATCCCTTTTTGTCCGGTTTCCTTAAGGTATGCAATGGTTTCTTCACCTTTTTTCTCAATATCACGACGAAATGCTTTTTTTTCGGCAATGGCGGCAACCATCGCGGCAGCAATTTCTTCTCGCTTAACGCCGTATTCGCCAAAAATTTCGCCCAGTCGTTCTTCCAGCCGTTGGTCATTGTCAAACGGTAAAAAGGGATTTAAGAAGGTAACCCCGGCTTTTTGAACGTCATCCTGATTATGCTTAATCGTTTCGGGATATGACATCACGATCGGGCAATTGTACCAGTTATCGACATCTTTAAATTCTTTTTCCTCATAAGGAATACAAGGATAAAAAATCAAGTTTATCCCTTGCTCAAGCAGACTTTGAATGTGCCCATGGGCAAGTTTAGCGGGATAACAAACCGATTCAGAGGGAATACTTTCCATCCCTTTTTCGTAAATCTTACGATTCGATTCCGGAGAAAGCACCACACGATAACCCAACTTCGTAAAAAACGTATGCCAGAACGGATAATTTTCATAAAGATTTAAAACTCGCGGGATGCCAATATTACCTCTTGGCGCCGTTTCTTCGGTTAAAGATTGGTAATTAAAGATCCGTTGGTATTTATATTGATAGAGATTGGGCAGTTCTGTTTTCTTTTTGGCATTTCCTTCGCCTATTTCACAACGATTTCCGGTAATATGACGACTGCCGTCGTTAAAACGATTGATCGTTAACAGACAGTTGTTACTGCAACCGCCGCAACGTTTATGTCCAACTTCGACTTTAAAATCATCCAGTGCCGCGAGATCTAAAAGATTACTGCGGCCACCGGCAAGATAGTTTTCCTGGGCAATCAAAGCAGCCCCAAAAGCTCCCATCAATCCGGCGATGTCTGGCCGGATCACCTCTTTTTCGGTAATTTTTTCAAAGGTCCGTAAAACAGCCTGATTATTAAAGGTTCCCCCCTGAACGATAATATTTTTACCCAATTCTTTAGGATTATGGATTTTAATAACCTTCTGTAAAGCATTCTTAATCACCGAATAAGATAAACCCGCTGAGATATCGCCAACCTCAGCACCTTCTTTTTGGGATTGCTTAACCTTTGAGTTCATAAATACGGTACACCGCGTACCCAGATCGACGGGATTTTGGGCCATTAAAGCGGCTTCCACAAAAGCATTCATATCAAGATCCAGCGATTTGGCAAACGTCTCCAAAAACGAACCGCAACCGGACGAACAAGCTTCGTTAAGGATGATGCTGTCAATGGTGCCGTTTTTAATCTTCATACACTTCATGTCTTGTCCGCCGATATCCAAAATAAAATCGACTTCCGGACAAAAATATTTGGCGCCTTTGTAATGAGCAATCGTTTCTATTTCACCGATATCTATTTTTAGCGCTTTTTTAATCAGACTTTCACCATAACCGGTGACCGTCGCATTCCCAATATAAACATCAGCCGGTAATGACTGATAGATATCTTTGATAATTTTGATCGATTGGGCTAACGGGCTGCCTTCATTCCCGCCATAAAAGCTATACAACAAAGCCCCTTCGGTATCAATTAGCACCGCTTTGGTGGTCGTTGAACCGACATCAATCCCTAAAAAACAACAACCGGTGTGCTCTTTTAAATTCTTTTTCTTGACCTGATTCTGGTTGTGACGTTGTCGAAATTGTTCCAGCTCAGCCTGATTTTTAAACAACGGTTCTAATCGTCCCACTTCATTTTCCGAAACAGAATCGAGATTTTCGACCGCCGTAACCAAATCTTTAAACTCAATTGTCGCTTCTTTCTCAGCCGTAAAAGCTGCTCCGATCGCCACAAATAAATTAGATTTATCAGGAAAAATAATCTGTTCCTCCGTCAGCTTCAAGGTTTCAATAAACCGTTGTCGGAGTTCGGACAAAAAATATAACGGGCCACCTAAAAAAGCAACATTACCGCGAATCGGATGGCCGCAAGCCAACCCGCTAATGGTTTGATTAACTACCGCCTGAAAGATTGAGGCCGCAATGTCCGCTTTTTCAGCGCCTTCATTAATTAAAGGTTGAATATCGGTTTTCGAAAAAACCCCACAGCGGGAAGCGATTGGATAAATCATCGTATGGTTTTTTGATAATTCATTGAGTCCTTGTGCGTCGGTCTTTAACAATGTCGCCATCTGATCTACAAAAGCACCGGTGCCACCCGCACAGGTTCCATTCATCCGCTGTTCAATCGTCCCCTTAAAAAAGGTGATTTTAGCATCTTCTCCACCCAATTCAATCGCAACTTCGGTTTTAGGAATCATCCGCTCCACTGCCAGTGTGCTGGCAACCACTTCCTGTACGAAAGGAATCCCCAACCATTGGGAGATCATCAATCCACCCGAGCCGGTAACACTAACCCGAGCCTCCAGATCACCCATTTTTTGATACGTTTCTTTTAATAAATTGACAATGGTAGTTTTTATATTTGATAGATGCCGTCGATATTCTTCATAAATAATTTCATTTTCGGCATTGATGATCACTACTTTAATCGTGGTGGAGCCAATGTCAATCCCCATTTTATAATCATTTTTCATTAATTCTTATGACCTCTTCTCTAACATGTCGGTAACTGCGCTTTATTCATATAACTGATATAATGGTTTTACGCGACGATATAATAGCTTGTATATTTTATTATAAATTCCTGTATATTTCATTACATTTTCAGGATTCGGTTCAAATACCTGAGCTTTGCGAATCATTGCCTGACTGGCCTCCTCAATCGTCTGATAACGCCCTAAACCGACAAAAGTAGCCATCGCCGCTCCCAGTCCTGTGGTTTCAAACGTTTGAACCCGATAAACGGGACGATTAAAGATATCCGCCATAATCTGAGCGACGCCGTTGCTTCGAGATCCCCCACCTGACAATCCAACCGCTTGAATGGGAATTTTCGTTTTCCTTTCAATCAGCTCAAGGCCTTCTAATAAGGCGTATCCCAACCCCTCAATAATAGCCCGATAAATATGTTTTTTGGTATGCCCTTCACTAAATCCGATAAAAGACCCTTTGGCTTCAGGACGAAAGGCTTCTCGCCCCCAATAAGGTTGATGAATCAAACCATCGGCTCCGGCTGTCGTTTCAGTTAGAATTTGTTCAAGATAGGGATGAATGGCATCCGTTTGAAGGTGATCTAAAAATTCATTAATATACCAGTCGACCATCCAAAAGCCATGATAAATCGTAACTTCGGGATTATAGGCATCATTTTCCACCGCTGCAAAAGATGGATAAAAGGGATAAAGTTCGACATATTTTTTGGTTGAAATCTCCACCGTTGACTGGGTTCCCAGCGAAACACTGGCAATTTCCGGAGTAAGTGCCCCAACCCCAACGGTTTCGCAACCTTTATCGGTTCCCGATGCCACAATCGGCAAGCCTTCCGGTAATCCCATTAATTGGGCGGCGTCTGGTGTTAATTGGCCAATTATTTCACATGAATCGGTTAATTCATAATACTTTTCCGGTTCCACTTGAAGAATTTGCGTTTTTACTCCATATCTCCCGCACCATTCTTTCTTTTTTGTATCAAAAGGAAGATGGCCTGCGGTATCCGAGCGGCTATCGGCGATTTTTCCGGTTAATTTTATTAAAAAAAAGGTCGAAAGAAAAATGACCTTACTGGTTTTTTCCCATATTTGCGGTTCATGAACCTTAATCCAATTGACATGAGCTGTTTTACTAAACGATTTGGCAAAATCACTAAAACCGATGGCTTTAAACAACAACGTATATGGCAGCGGATAACTCAGCGCTTCGGCCAGCTCCCGTCGATCCAGCCAACTGATAAAGTCCCGCAGGGGAACACCCTGTTCATCCACCACCGTAATTACATCCCGTTGACAGGACACCGTCATTCCCTTGATGGTTTGAAATAAGATAGGATTTTTTTGTTTGAGCATCTGCACTACTTCAATTAAAGCATTCCAGAACATCGCCGGCGGTGCTTCCTTCCATTGAAATTGATTTGAGTAATACCCTTTAAATAATTGCTCACACTTTTCCAGTTCGTTTCCCAAGTCATCAAAAATAATTCCGCGAATCCCTCTGGTGCCACAATCGATTGTCAAAACAGAATTCGTGGTTGTCGTGCGTTTGTTTTCATTGTTCAAAATCAATTCTCCAAACATCATACTAATTTCAA
This is a stretch of genomic DNA from Acetobacterium woodii DSM 1030. It encodes these proteins:
- a CDS encoding winged helix-turn-helix domain-containing protein, with the protein product MKKILVIEDELNIYELIKFNLETHGFEVAGVQDGGIAIDKILNILPDLIILDLMLPGKDGISICREIRANSIISYIPIIMLTAKSEEFDKVLGLEIGADDYITKPFGVKELCARVKAVLRRTEILLSKEDEAIFIGDLHIEPKAFEVYQNEKKLTLTLKEYELLVFLAKHRGQVLTRDQLLDQIWGFDYYGETRTVDVHIRYLRKKIEEQSGDGRKYIETVRGVGYRFIEK
- a CDS encoding FGGY-family carbohydrate kinase produces the protein MNNENKRTTTTNSVLTIDCGTRGIRGIIFDDLGNELEKCEQLFKGYYSNQFQWKEAPPAMFWNALIEVVQMLKQKNPILFQTIKGMTVSCQRDVITVVDEQGVPLRDFISWLDRRELAEALSYPLPYTLLFKAIGFSDFAKSFSKTAHVNWIKVHEPQIWEKTSKVIFLSTFFLIKLTGKIADSRSDTAGHLPFDTKKKEWCGRYGVKTQILQVEPEKYYELTDSCEIIGQLTPDAAQLMGLPEGLPIVASGTDKGCETVGVGALTPEIASVSLGTQSTVEISTKKYVELYPFYPSFAAVENDAYNPEVTIYHGFWMVDWYINEFLDHLQTDAIHPYLEQILTETTAGADGLIHQPYWGREAFRPEAKGSFIGFSEGHTKKHIYRAIIEGLGYALLEGLELIERKTKIPIQAVGLSGGGSRSNGVAQIMADIFNRPVYRVQTFETTGLGAAMATFVGLGRYQTIEEASQAMIRKAQVFEPNPENVMKYTGIYNKIYKLLYRRVKPLYQLYE
- a CDS encoding 2-hydroxyacyl-CoA dehydratase, translating into MKNDYKMGIDIGSTTIKVVIINAENEIIYEEYRRHLSNIKTTIVNLLKETYQKMGDLEARVSVTGSGGLMISQWLGIPFVQEVVASTLAVERMIPKTEVAIELGGEDAKITFFKGTIEQRMNGTCAGGTGAFVDQMATLLKTDAQGLNELSKNHTMIYPIASRCGVFSKTDIQPLINEGAEKADIAASIFQAVVNQTISGLACGHPIRGNVAFLGGPLYFLSELRQRFIETLKLTEEQIIFPDKSNLFVAIGAAFTAEKEATIEFKDLVTAVENLDSVSENEVGRLEPLFKNQAELEQFRQRHNQNQVKKKNLKEHTGCCFLGIDVGSTTTKAVLIDTEGALLYSFYGGNEGSPLAQSIKIIKDIYQSLPADVYIGNATVTGYGESLIKKALKIDIGEIETIAHYKGAKYFCPEVDFILDIGGQDMKCMKIKNGTIDSIILNEACSSGCGSFLETFAKSLDLDMNAFVEAALMAQNPVDLGTRCTVFMNSKVKQSQKEGAEVGDISAGLSYSVIKNALQKVIKIHNPKELGKNIIVQGGTFNNQAVLRTFEKITEKEVIRPDIAGLMGAFGAALIAQENYLAGGRSNLLDLAALDDFKVEVGHKRCGGCSNNCLLTINRFNDGSRHITGNRCEIGEGNAKKKTELPNLYQYKYQRIFNYQSLTEETAPRGNIGIPRVLNLYENYPFWHTFFTKLGYRVVLSPESNRKIYEKGMESIPSESVCYPAKLAHGHIQSLLEQGINLIFYPCIPYEEKEFKDVDNWYNCPIVMSYPETIKHNQDDVQKAGVTFLNPFLPFDNDQRLEERLGEIFGEYGVKREEIAAAMVAAIAEKKAFRRDIEKKGEETIAYLKETGQKGIVLAGRPYHIDPEVNHGLDHIITGLDMAVLTEDSIAHLYQPKPDERFRVLDQWKYHSRLYKAAEVVNQYDFLELVQLTSFGCGLDAVTSEQTQEILESYGNIYTMIKIDEVNNLGAIRIRMRSLKAAMIEREKNNIVVPPVPMKQRVIFTKAMKKKHTLLAPQMSPIHFDFIEEAMESQGYHIVVMPSVDNAAIDEGLTYVNNDACYPTIITTGQIMAALKSGKYDLDNVSVLMTQTGGPCRASNYVAFIRKALESAGMSQIPVISLSAIGLEKNPGFKLKLPLLTRLLIGIVYGDLLQRVVSATRPYELHPGSTEDLYQYWRKKIKANLKKGNLRDFKENVRAIVNEFDALPRVDKKLPKVAIVGEILVKYHPTANNNLQAVLEAEGAEVVMPDLMDFFLYCCYNQVFKYEELSGTRRSMKTSKLLINFLEFSRKNMKLALNESVHFHAPSTIEKKAQKAQELISLGNQGGEGWFLTAEMMELIDDGVENIVCVQPFACLPNHVMGKGMIKPIRQKYPLSNIAPIDYDPGASEVNQLNRIKLMMETAKRNLNRKKD
- a CDS encoding ATP-binding protein; protein product: MKKRLLVPLIIIIVVSISAIGLFTSISYRQSYYADTENNIKKSSNYIVKYLLPDFLETGNKESLDHYATSTSVRMTIINLQGDVIYESTPDLGNLENHKNRPEILGALAGNVTTEVRFSNTVKDEMIYVATPYYDENNTLTAVLRISVPVNAMDDAMFEMINNIIFVMLTAILATILLITYVINRELKPLEDATVFAEKIASGKYGQQLTMIREDQIGELVESLNQMSAQLNHSFTEMNQKNAELTSILANMNHGVIAIDMKNRIVHLNDGARHILRIPMKEIVVGKNILEVYRESFILELMTHLENEECEKVNFESRIHENRILRIYINQIKEDEQINGHIIILEDITFLKKLETMRRDFVANVSHELKTPITTIRGFIETIQENHITDPQTLERFYSIIYDESDRLSRLVNDILVLSQLENKGGFDRKFEVLELNVEIKQIFDILKFSAEAKEITFLLTAEKPLKLELVADEFRQMMINLIDNAIKYSEPGKPVEVVLAENEEQVIIKVIDQGYGIPEKDVERIFERFYRVDKSRSKEKGGTGLGLAIVKHIVYNNGGTIKVDSHIGEGTEFVIELPKNED